One window of the Anopheles cruzii chromosome 2, idAnoCruzAS_RS32_06, whole genome shotgun sequence genome contains the following:
- the LOC128266966 gene encoding protein encore, with protein sequence MGTAAQQQQQQQPAPSSVSSPAAVAAVGPATVCNAHRIIAPAPLVPVESEFPSADMPCAPGAIASAATVTASATDPPAAAAASSGDGGTQPATTDPEAGGVHHPQNGGGCSSEPAAASGQGQHVEWHQQPPSESASSNRQTTGGSRQQRIAGGKGKHLTRSHAMRESTSPPRTPTPRSPSEQHGGSNPIGSTNSSSSSPGGVTTTASGCDGGVLSNGPSCLPDRPTVNDAGDPTDSPRLSKHAPTAGGTVPNGKSQLDVDFPKLTPPKTSFNPANGHHPSAPTKATGVKNGSQQHAGTTPGASKPDSSDGDDDQAPQSASDSKGSQGQDQPDGGGDTGSTRNRCGIPSVVRVSGMTPTLGAAADDPNDDLHEGDSNGTAGGGTSPVPAAANSNYCDNDGGRHGLRHHHHHQQQREVNFGGSHNDDEDEGPAAGGGRSGTDASGTPINIQFSHETETRYIRCDSPMEESLTGRSSGGSIGAINLMAGPGGGTPTSQPNATGSGGGSGKKRSGASGKGGGSKAARLKHMSGGSSSSVDGGTTGGGGVTNATGTGSAGGGYMVSRDNSCDQFTDQSGVNLLQFFKETLNKNFKDRNMLMKIEKELLALAMDRSRSQMKFPPMSSYNRMLIHRVAAYFGMEHNVDATQQCVIAEVTPATRIPDIRFKNLIADSFSEEPRKSILKRDTHSFDEYQRFVGSGGGGMGGAGTGGGSGLLHCPDRGMLDRKAKSFEEREEEYEKSKRRLFKNREHESESDQWQWNSTDGAGGGGGAGGGGGGGGGVGTILADLSVGARHQQKLQNSRLLKVQSVSIEGRSDERPCVSKSHSFGGYGGSSQNASLLRGDSITSTKSAGARLFSKQDSNASQNTPWRLSPSSSGSYLTSSYKTQSIRSDSVTPSPTGYGSGDHTPEPCVPSPSATCGVMWAVTDMASVPKGSVLIDPQTFQPIVNQDGTLYHFDPSNLPPVAGGSWPGPGNGKLSKRKFEKQKSFSSKHNLNSSSSYDSSIDAPFAAGRTVDCGQQTAMAGPGDNPITTLTTPTTIAEEVVNELGCYDGTGASTGGLKLLGSKDSADFDENSSICDEISQTTNELGALKLQKHQATSPMLQASELQPVDMNEIHYGTNQNDNSNLLNTANSTLLVDDGRSALLDDELGDRAPEEVEGSSCMPLAPSGADCVSDQGLSGGVQLLHVHEPVSNSSTLEAGDEDDDDEAEDRSETPTDAGPEEVEEVDKKNDMVKVANVVQTVVPLTSYASSTPPSGVGSGIAGGGGGAGGGSVGAYTVTYDGGGSGLPGATVYGTPGLSTTTYQTAPDGAIYAVPSSLVYTYPTTMDPTEMSGGYFVPVYDPQQRDTASLCSTPGASLYTAPAGATSTVLHPIAYTPTAVATAAAAAAAAYGGAPLYQNPLMYSSDQFPSAQAAAAAQLSQYPISYPIGIGYPFNGATYQNYWNQPITYYVPQTPVPTSAVGSASILMPPPIAQTPTSGGIITSAATSGSSSVVAGTMSGKRNTTPPNNHITGHGASHPPPTHSNHSASVTPVPISPFASSVPVPLPDPSSAGATPMYAAFPQPLYPNMLPFASPMPAHPHSTAGGATAATAVNSMLPTAAPFHPHAQQAQQQLPPQAHHHHHHHQQQQQPQLQHHHHSHHHPHPHGSAGGIGAQDPVLGPGTHYSSANGPNVASGGSSSSSTSSSNGSSTGSHGSNNNGAPNAPTPQSTPSTPLSLPMSAPTHHGGKGGMPLFPTPPMIPHGGGATGYVATTTGHHHHYGGPTTVTEDGRKNGPGGGYQGKGRLPNTAGGSSYFNYSNPSGTTVRQMTPNGPTGGGGGGGGSFAGPGKTGGSYPANTGNNGGGGGPTVGGGPLILGPPPPGKGNRHEGSSSSKPPLIPTLPTMVATGAVVGPPTANGGGMGGDKSRLNRSSKPPNLDLKRGGFGTTNSYHVVNSRNTPSTNSNESNGSPNSITSSSVHEHGHQGPGLQGPPSTHHSAGHHHHGAHGAAPSNHPSTPTSHVGGGHHGGGQSMSHGAPQQHHHNPQQQQHHHHNAHGNNVGNQQHLQSGGAQQHHHHHGGGGGTTHYYTHGPGGQSLGGVGGPHGQASYYATGHSQRGGSVGSNSGSSGGGANTGGNGGGHAAHHPHAMTATATVMHNSAVAAAAAAAVEPYHQQLIPINAAAAGMSYVKIGQAYFPSLALPQSRRSPPNEIRPLAGVYPTMNMVMPASRQFTPRPQHNSGYSGHKATKTLR encoded by the exons ATTGCTGGTGGAAAAGGCAAGCATTTAACCCGCAGTCACGCCATGCGTGAGTCAACATCCCCGCCCCGGACGCCTACACCACGATCTCCATCCGAGCAGCACGGCGGCAGCAACCCGATcggcagcaccaacagcagcagcagtagtccCGGAGGCGTCACGACGACCGCCAGCGGTTGTGATGGCGGCGTGCTTAGCAACGGGCCATCCTGTTTGCCGGACCGACCCACCGTGAATGACGCCGGTGACCCCACAGACTCGCCCCGTCTTAGCAAGCACGCTCCGACCGCAGGCGGCACCGTGCCGAATGGCAAGAGTCAGCTGGACGTCGACTTCCCGAAGCTGACGCCACCGAAAACGTCCTTCAATCCGGCCAACGGTCATCATCCGAGCGCCCCGACGAAGGCCACTGGCGTGAAGAATGGCAGTCAGCAGCACGCGGGGACGACGCCTGGGGCCAGTAAACCTGACAgcagcgatggcgacgatgaccAAGCACCGCAGAGTGCCAGCGACTCGAAAGGCAGCCAAGGCCAAGATCAaccggacggtggcggtgacaCCGGCAGCACACGGAACCGATGCGGCATCCCCAGCGTGGTGCGGGTGTCCGGAATGACACCTACACTTGGCGCCGCTGCCGACGATCCGAACGACGATCTGCACGAGGGCgacagcaacggaacggcggGCGGTGGGACCTCACCCGTACCGGCAGCAGCGAATAGCAACTATTGTGAtaacgacggtggccgccacggtctgcgccaccaccaccaccaccagcagcagcgggaggTGAACTTTGGCGGTAGCCATaatgacgacgaagacgagggACCcgcggctggtggtggacggAGCGGCACCGATGCGTCCGGCACCCCGATCAACATACAGTTCTcgcacgaaacggaaacccgtTACATCCGGTGCGACAGTCCTATGGAAGAGAGCCTTACGGGGaggagcagcggcggcagcatcggggCCATCAACTTGATGGCGGGCCCGGGTGGCGGTACGCCGACTTCGCAACCGAACGCCACCGGGTCCGGCGGTGGAAGCGGCAAGAAACGTAGCGGTGCTTCCGGTAAGGGAGGCGGCAGTAAGGCGGCCCGGTTAAAGCACATGAGCGGTGGCTCGTCGTCCAGTGTCGACGGTGGCACCACCGGGGGCGGAGGAGTAACGAATGCAactggaaccggaagtgccggcGGTGGATATATGGTTTCGCGGGACAACTCGTGCGATCAGTTCACGGACCAGAGCGGTGTCAACTTGCTGCAGTTCTTCAAGGAGACGCTCAACAAGAACTTCAAGGACCGCAACATGCTGATGAAGATCGAGAAGGAGCTGCTCGCACTGGCGATggaccgcagccgcagccagATGAAGTTTCCGCCCATGTCTTCCTACAACCGCATGCTGATCCACCGGGTGGCCGCGTACTTCGGCATGGAGCACAACGTGGACGCGACGCAGCAGTGCGTGATCGCGGAGGTGACGCCCGCCACGCGCATCCCGGACATCCGGTTCAAGAATCTGATCGCGGACAGCTTCTCGGAGGAGCCGCGCAAGTCGATCCTGAAGCGCGACACGCACAGCTTCGACGAGTACCAGCGTttcgtgggcagcggcggtggcggaatgGGAGGAGCCGGGACGGGTGGTGGCAGCGGGCTGCTGCACTGCCCGGACCGTGGCATGCTCGATCGCAAGGCGAAGAGCTTCGAGGAGCGCGAGGAAGAGTACGAGAAGAGCAAACGGCGACTCTTCAAAAACCGTGAG CACGAGTCCGAGTCCGACCAGTGGCAGTGGAACTCCACCGACGGTgccggaggtggcggcggcgctggtggtggtggcggcggtggtggtggtgttggcacGATACTGGCCGACCTGAGCGTCGGCGCCCGTCACCAGCAGAAGTTGCAAAATAGCCGCCTGCTGAAAGTACAATCAGTG TCAATCGAAGGCCGATCGGACGAGCGGCCGTGCGTGTCGAAATCGCACAGCTTCGGCGGCTACGGGGGGTCGTCCCAGAACGCATCGCTGCTGCGGGGCGACTCGATCACGTCGACCAAAAGTGCCGGTGCCAGGCTGTTCTCGAAGCAGGACTCGAACGCCAGCCAGAACACCCCGTGGCGGCTGTCGCCATCGAGCAGTGG GTCGTACCTTACTTCCAGCTACAAAACCCAGTCGATCCGGTCCGACTCGGTgacgccgtcgccgaccgGGTACGGTAGCGGCGACCACACGCCGGAACCGTGCGTCCCCTCGCCGTCCGCCACCTGCGGTGTCATGTGGGCCGTCACCGATATGGCCAGTGTGCCCAAGGGCAGCGTGCTGATCGATCCGCAAACGTTCCAACCGATCGTCAACCAGGACGG CACGCTGTATCACTTCGATCCCTCCAACCTACCGCCGGTGGCGGGAGGCTCGTGGCCAGGTCCGGGTAACGGTAAGCTGTCGAAGCGCAAGTTTGAAAAGCAAAAGTCCTTCAGTAGCAAGCACAACCTGAACAGTAGCAGCTCGTACGACAGCTCGATCGATGCGCCGTTCGCAGCGGGAAGGACGGTGGACTGCGGGCAGCAGACGGcgatggccgggccgggcgataaTCCTATCACCACCctgacgacgccgacgaccaTCGCGGAGGAGGTGGTCAATGAGCTCGGGTGCTACGATGGAACCGGTGCCAGCACCGGAGGCCTAAAGCTGCTCGGTTCCAAAGATAGTGCGGACTTTGATG AAAACTCGAGCATCTGCGATGAAATCTCACAAACTACCAACGAGCTTGGCGCTTTGAAGTTACAGAAACATCAAGCCACTAGTCCTATGCTGCAGGCCAGCGAATTGCAACCAGTTGATATGAATGAA ATTCATTACGGTACTAATCAGAACGACAACAGTAATCTCCTGAATACTGCCAACTCAACACTGCTGGTAGACGACGGTCGGTCCGCGCTGCTCGACGACGAGCTTGGCGACAGAGCGCCTGAGGAGGTCGAAGGGTCGTCCTGCATGCCACTGGCACCCTCGGGGGCCGATTGCGTGTCGGACCAGGGGCTGTCGGGCGGTGTTCAGTTGCTCCACGTCCACGAACCggtcagcaacagcagcacgcTGGAGGcgggcgacgaggacgacgatgacgaggcGGAGGACCGCAGTGAAACGCCAACCGACGCCGGCCCGGAGGAGGTCGAAGAGGTGGACAAAAAGAACGACATGGTCAAGGTGGCCAACGTGGTGCAGACTGTGGTTCCCCTGACGAGCTacgcaagctccactccgcCGAGCGGTGTCGGTAGTGGCATCgccggaggcggtggcggcgctgggGGTGGCTCGGTGGGGGCGTACACCGTCACGTACGACGGTGGAGGTAGCGGACTCCCGGGTGCTACCGTCTACGGTACGCCGGGTCTGTCTACGACGACATATCAGACTGCG CCGGACGGGGCCATCTACGCGGTGCCGTCCTCCCTCGTCTACACATATCCCACGACGATGGATCCGACGGAGATGTCCGGTGGGTACTTCGTGCCAGTGTACGACCCACAGCAGCGCGACACCGCCAGTCTCTGCTCGACACCGGGTGCCTCTCTCTACACCGCTCCGGCCGGTGCCACCTCGACAGTATTACACCCGATCGCGTAcacaccgacggcggtggcaacggcggcagccgccgcggccgctgcctACGGCGGGGCGCCCCTCTACCAGAACCCGCTCATGTACTCGTCGGACCAGTTCCCCAGCGCAcaggccgcggcggccgcccaGCTATCGCAGTATCCAATCAGCTATCCGATCGGCATCGGGTATCCGTTCAATG GTGCCACGTACCAGAACTACTGGAACCAGCCAATCACTTACTACGTTCCTCAGACGCCCGTACCGacgtcggccgtcggcagTGCGTCGATCCTGATGCCGCCTCCGATCGCACAAACGCCGACGAGCGGCGGTATCATAACGTCGGCCGCCACGTCCGGCtcatcgtcggtggtggccggtacGATGTCCGGCAAGCGTAACACAACGCCACCGAACAATCACATCACGGGCCACGGAGCGTCGCATCCACCGCCGACCCATTCGAACCACAGTGCATCGGTGACGCCCGTGCCGATCTCCCCGTTCGCCTCCAGTGTTCCCGTACCGCTGCCCgacccgtcgtcggcgggggCCACCCCGATGTACGCGGCGTTTCCGCAGCCCCTCTACCCCAACATGCTTCCATTCGCCAGCCCGATGCCAGCGCATCCTCACTCGACGGCGGGTGGTGCAACGGCCGCCACGGCCGTCAACTCGATGCTTCCCACTGCCGCGCCATTCCATCCTCACGCACAGCAagcgcagcaacagctgccTCCCCAAgctcaccatcatcaccatcatcaccagcagcagcaacaaccgcagctgcagcatcatcatcacagtCACCACCATCCTCATCCGCATGGGTCCGCGGGCGGCATCGGTGCACAGGATCCGGTGTTGGGCCCAGGGACTCACTATTCCAGCGCAAATGGACCGAACGTTGCGAGCGgaggtagcagcagcagtagcaccagcagcagcaacggtagCAGCACCGGAAGCCACGGCAGCAACAATAACGGTGCACCGAATGCGCCGACCCCGCAGTCGACTCCCAGCACACCGCTGTCGCTGCCAATGTCCGCTCCAACGCACCACGGCGGCAAGGGCGGGATGCCACTGTTTCCTACGCCTCCCATGATACCGCATGGCGGTGGGGCGACCGGTTACGTGGCGACGACCactggccaccatcaccactaCGGGGGGCCTACGACGGTGACGGAGGACGGACGCAAAAATGGGCCCGGTGGCGGCTACCAGGGTAAGGGACGGCTACCGAACACGGCCGGTGGGTCCAGTTACTTCAACTACAGTAACCCCTCCGGGACCACCGTCCGTCAGATGACTCCGAATGgcccgaccggcggtggcggtggcggaggtggctcttttgccgggccgggaaaaacGGGTGGTAGCTATCCGGCCAACACAGGGaacaatggtggtggtggtggaccgacggtcggtggcggtcCTCTGATACTGGGGCCACCTCCTCCGGGCAAGGGCAACCGGCACGAGGGCAGCTCCTCGAGCAAACCGCCCCTGATTCCGACGCTCCCGAccatggtggccaccggtgcggtggtcggcccaccgacggccaacggtggtggaATGGGTGGTGACAAGTCGCGACTGAACCGGTCCTCCAAGCCGCCAAATCTCGATCTGAAGCGCGGTGGCTTCGGCACGACGAACAGCTATCACGTGGTCAACAGCCGCAACACGCCGAGCACGAACTCGAACGAAAGTAACGGATCGCCGAACAGTattacgtcgtcgtcggtgcacgAGCACGGTCACCAGGGACCCGGGCTACAGGGACCACCGTCCACGCATCACTCAGCcggccatcaccatcacggaGCGCACGGAGCGGCCCCGTCGAACCACCCGTCGACGCCGACTTCCCACGTCGGCGGTGGACACCATGGTGGAGGACAGTCGATGTCACATGGCGCTccccagcagcaccatcacaatccgcagcagcagcagcaccaccaccacaatgCTCACGGAAATAATGTTGGCAATCAGCAGCACCTACAATCAGGCGGAGCgcaacagcaccatcaccaccacggtggtggtggagggaCGACACACTACTATACCCACGggcccggtggccaatcgCTGGGCGGGGTCGGAGGGCCACACGGACAGGCTTCGTACTATGCCACCGGCCACTCGCAGCGTGGCGGAAGCGTTGGAAGCAatagcggcagcagcggtggcgggGCCAACACCGGTGgcaatggcggtggccacgcggCGCACCATCCCCACGCCATGACAGCGACGGCCACCGTCATGCACAATTCGGCCgttgcagcggcggcggcggccgccgtcgaacCGTACCATCAGCAGCTGATTCCGATCAACgctgcggcggccggcatGTCCTACGTCAAGATCGGACAGGCCTACTTC CCCTCGCTCGCGCTGCCGCAAAGTCGCCGATCGCCCCCGAACGAGATACGTCCTCTAGCCGGTGTGTACCCCACGATGAACATGGTTATGCCAG CGTCACGACAGTTCACCCCACGACCACAGCACAACAGTGGCTACAGTGGCCATAAGGCAACCAAAACTCTCCGGTAA